In one Chitinophaga sancti genomic region, the following are encoded:
- a CDS encoding PAS domain S-box protein, whose translation MSKYLPEHLRDSEECRQFLLAINTSYNCYDRDHQMAERAFKISEEEYLQVNEQFKHELGLKKTSIKELQDAIASMNVGEIITDHDNLIDIVHYLKEQVSKRKEAEEKHQDTANRLSFLISNLQSGILVEDEHRKIVITNDTFCKLFDINAPAELLTGMDCSQAAEQSKHMFNQPEIFVARIKEILHEKKLVLNEELRLCDGRFFLRTYIPVFLKDIYKGHLWNYEDVTERKNAESLLKASEELRYFALESSGDAIWEYFPKEDKVVLSERHKEILGLDNNNLITTPIEWVSRLHPDDISIITDLANGYSSGNKSSHQCEYRIKNSQGEYTWILDRGMVMARGNDNVPERVVGTHSNITERKQAEETLQRSEEKYRNIIANMHLGLMELDENGYIKYANQCFCEMSGYSLDELNEKKVTSLFTFGENSTLIEEKKALRKKGVSDAYELAVKNKRGELKWWLVSGAPLYTDNNHLSGSIGIYLDFTDRKKLEFELSQAREEAELSANAKESFLVNMSHEIRTPMNAILGMTSQLTKTSLSKEQENFIQMINTATDHLMVVINDILDMSKIQAGMLNIEKIGFNMQSVVRHAVQSFTTKAEEKKIQLRADVDPAIPPVLIGDPHRLNQIILNLVSNAVKFTDKGGVVITVKLTNKTGDKHYIEIRVMDTGIGMDGEFLEHLFDKFAQEDKSFARKYGGTGLGMAITKQLVVLMDGDIDVQSGKGRGTEFCIKLPFIKGSNLNLPVKGTLNVDKNIFDNKKILLVEDYEMNRLVVHSMLRNFNLDITEAENGQEAIDLLKQQTFDLVLMDVQMPIMSGLEAITIIREQLKLSLPVIALTANAVKGENERCLNAGMSAYISKPFNEIELIEKMAIQLTHNNNDHPDSNGAAGPEEEGLLYSLDKLKMIGNDDTVFIEKMLRLFIEKVPESVGIIIKSWENKDIDGIKAQAHKMKTAIYNLSVTSLQDTVHDLELISAEELQESKVSENIIRLKSIIDKVVEQIKSSVYMQQVK comes from the coding sequence ATGTCAAAGTATCTTCCTGAACATTTGAGGGATAGTGAAGAATGCAGGCAGTTTTTATTGGCCATAAATACGTCATACAATTGCTACGACAGGGATCACCAGATGGCAGAGCGGGCATTTAAAATCAGTGAAGAAGAATACCTGCAGGTGAATGAACAATTTAAGCATGAACTTGGATTAAAGAAAACTTCCATTAAAGAACTACAGGATGCAATTGCCAGTATGAATGTCGGAGAAATCATTACTGATCACGACAACCTTATTGATATTGTACATTATCTGAAAGAGCAGGTATCCAAAAGAAAAGAAGCCGAAGAAAAACACCAGGATACTGCCAACAGGCTTTCCTTTTTAATCAGCAACCTGCAAAGTGGCATATTAGTCGAAGATGAACACAGAAAAATTGTAATAACGAATGATACATTCTGTAAACTGTTTGATATAAATGCGCCGGCAGAACTTTTAACGGGTATGGACTGCTCTCAGGCTGCGGAGCAATCCAAACATATGTTCAATCAACCAGAAATTTTTGTAGCCAGGATCAAAGAAATCCTACATGAAAAAAAACTGGTACTAAATGAAGAATTGAGATTGTGCGATGGAAGATTCTTCCTGAGAACTTATATCCCCGTTTTTTTGAAAGACATTTACAAAGGACATCTCTGGAACTACGAAGACGTTACTGAAAGGAAAAATGCAGAATCCCTGTTAAAAGCCAGCGAAGAACTTAGATATTTTGCCTTAGAAAGTAGTGGAGATGCGATCTGGGAATACTTCCCAAAGGAAGACAAAGTAGTACTTTCCGAAAGACACAAAGAAATTCTGGGGCTTGATAATAACAACCTAATCACCACCCCTATTGAATGGGTCTCCAGGTTACATCCGGATGATATAAGTATCATTACAGATCTTGCTAATGGCTATTCTTCCGGGAATAAATCTTCTCATCAATGTGAATACAGGATTAAAAATTCCCAGGGGGAATACACCTGGATCCTTGACAGGGGGATGGTAATGGCAAGGGGTAATGACAATGTACCTGAACGGGTAGTAGGCACACATTCAAATATAACTGAAAGAAAACAGGCCGAAGAAACATTACAGCGCAGTGAAGAGAAATACAGGAATATCATTGCCAATATGCACCTGGGATTAATGGAATTAGATGAAAACGGCTACATTAAATACGCTAATCAATGCTTTTGTGAAATGTCTGGTTACAGCCTGGATGAACTAAATGAAAAAAAAGTTACCAGCCTCTTTACTTTTGGAGAAAACAGCACACTGATAGAAGAAAAGAAAGCGCTTCGCAAAAAGGGTGTTTCAGACGCATATGAACTGGCTGTTAAAAATAAAAGAGGAGAATTAAAATGGTGGCTGGTGAGCGGCGCGCCATTGTATACTGACAACAACCATCTTTCCGGATCAATTGGAATATATCTTGATTTTACTGATCGTAAAAAGCTGGAATTTGAGCTCTCACAGGCCAGGGAAGAAGCAGAACTCTCTGCTAATGCAAAGGAATCCTTCCTGGTCAATATGAGCCATGAAATCAGAACCCCAATGAATGCCATCCTTGGTATGACCAGCCAGCTAACCAAAACATCCTTAAGTAAAGAACAGGAAAACTTTATCCAGATGATTAATACGGCTACTGATCATTTGATGGTAGTAATTAATGACATCCTGGATATGTCGAAGATTCAGGCAGGCATGTTAAATATTGAGAAAATAGGATTTAACATGCAGAGTGTTGTAAGACATGCTGTGCAATCTTTCACCACGAAAGCAGAAGAGAAAAAAATCCAGTTGCGCGCAGATGTGGATCCGGCTATTCCCCCGGTTTTGATTGGAGATCCTCATCGTTTAAACCAGATTATATTAAACCTTGTGAGCAATGCTGTAAAATTCACAGACAAGGGAGGCGTAGTAATTACTGTAAAATTAACCAACAAAACAGGAGATAAACACTACATAGAAATCAGGGTAATGGATACAGGAATTGGTATGGATGGAGAATTCCTGGAACACCTTTTTGATAAATTTGCACAGGAAGATAAAAGCTTTGCCAGGAAATATGGAGGAACGGGGCTGGGCATGGCAATTACCAAACAATTGGTGGTTTTGATGGACGGTGATATTGATGTACAAAGTGGAAAGGGAAGAGGTACTGAATTCTGTATCAAATTGCCTTTCATAAAAGGCTCCAACCTGAACCTCCCGGTAAAAGGAACATTGAATGTCGATAAAAACATCTTTGACAATAAAAAAATCTTGTTAGTAGAAGATTATGAAATGAACCGGCTGGTAGTACATTCTATGCTCAGGAATTTCAACCTGGATATCACAGAAGCTGAAAATGGCCAGGAAGCTATAGATCTGTTAAAACAGCAAACGTTTGACCTGGTGCTGATGGACGTACAAATGCCGATAATGAGTGGCCTGGAGGCAATTACAATCATCAGGGAGCAGTTAAAACTGTCGTTACCGGTTATAGCACTTACGGCCAATGCCGTTAAAGGAGAGAATGAAAGATGCCTCAATGCCGGCATGTCCGCTTATATTTCCAAACCTTTCAATGAAATTGAATTAATCGAAAAAATGGCCATACAGCTTACACACAATAACAACGATCACCCAGATTCAAATGGGGCAGCTGGTCCGGAAGAAGAAGGACTGCTTTATAGCCTGGATAAACTTAAAATGATTGGAAATGATGATACGGTTTTCATAGAAAAAATGCTCCGTCTTTTCATCGAAAAAGTACCTGAATCCGTCGGCATTATTATCAAATCATGGGAAAATAAAGATATTGACGGGATCAAAGCACAAGCGCACAAAATGAAGACTGCGATATATAATCTATCTGTTACCAGTCTTCAGGATACTGTTCATGACCTGGAACTTATATCAGCAGAGGAACTCCAGGAATCCAAAGTAAGCGAGAATATCATCCGCTTAAAAAGTATCATAGACAAGGTAGTGGAACAAATAAAAAGCTCTGTTTATATGCAGCAGGTTAAATAG
- a CDS encoding FIST signal transduction protein, translated as MKTALYQCKSMNDDIVTVKTGAEENNACLVLCFAGHRRLDEEDWYTRLKDKFPIADIVICSTAGEICNTIVTEEGVSFISIEMKKTRIATGKVNISNYKGSYEAGKALIESLDKKDLRYVLVISDGELVNGSKLVQGMNDGAGSILITGGLAGDGNQFQSTLVGINGKPEKGVIACIGFYGDHLLVGHGSQGGWETFGLEKKVTKSSVNVLYEINDKNALDIYKHYLGPDATALPWAALLYPLSVKLPGTGEVVVRTILSIDEKAGSMRFAGDIPEGALVRFMHANFDRLTNAAAGAAVQSVVKNGIPPDFALLISCVGRKLILQSRVEDEIEVVDEVFNHQTPIVGFYSYGELSPLFPGGACQLQNQTMTITTFYEME; from the coding sequence ATGAAGACTGCGCTATACCAATGCAAAAGTATGAATGATGACATCGTTACGGTGAAAACCGGCGCTGAGGAGAATAATGCATGCCTTGTATTATGTTTTGCAGGTCATCGTCGACTTGATGAGGAGGATTGGTATACCCGGCTAAAAGACAAGTTTCCCATTGCAGATATAGTGATATGCTCTACAGCAGGTGAAATTTGTAACACGATAGTTACGGAAGAGGGCGTCTCCTTTATTTCAATTGAGATGAAAAAAACCAGGATTGCTACCGGTAAAGTAAATATCTCCAATTACAAGGGAAGTTATGAGGCGGGAAAAGCACTGATTGAAAGCCTGGATAAAAAGGATTTACGTTATGTATTGGTGATATCTGACGGAGAGCTGGTAAATGGAAGCAAGCTTGTACAGGGAATGAATGATGGGGCAGGCAGTATCCTGATAACAGGTGGCCTTGCGGGTGATGGCAACCAGTTTCAATCTACATTAGTAGGCATTAATGGTAAACCTGAGAAAGGAGTGATTGCCTGCATTGGGTTCTATGGAGATCATTTGCTGGTAGGTCATGGCTCCCAGGGAGGTTGGGAAACTTTTGGCCTGGAAAAGAAGGTAACAAAATCTTCAGTGAATGTGTTATATGAGATAAATGACAAAAATGCACTGGACATTTATAAACATTATTTAGGTCCGGATGCCACAGCTCTTCCATGGGCAGCCTTATTATACCCGCTTTCTGTAAAATTACCAGGCACAGGAGAAGTTGTTGTAAGAACAATCTTGTCCATAGATGAGAAAGCCGGCAGCATGCGCTTTGCCGGAGACATACCAGAGGGTGCGCTTGTCAGGTTTATGCACGCTAATTTCGACCGCCTGACAAATGCAGCAGCAGGAGCAGCCGTACAATCCGTCGTTAAAAATGGAATACCACCTGATTTTGCATTACTGATTAGCTGCGTTGGAAGAAAGCTCATCCTCCAGTCAAGGGTGGAAGATGAAATAGAAGTAGTGGATGAAGTATTTAACCACCAAACACCTATCGTTGGCTTCTACTCCTATGGGGAACTATCGCCCCTTTTTCCCGGAGGTGCATGCCAATTACAAAATCAAACTATGACAATTACCACTTTCTATGAAATGGAATAA
- a CDS encoding sigma-54-dependent transcriptional regulator gives MAQFSIYIVEDDPLYGEILEYQLSMNPDYIIRRFNSGSECLKELYKRPDLVTIDYSMPDMNGLTLFKKIRDFNPDLPVVVISGQDDINTAVEFLKMGVTDYLVKDDNVKSKLWNSIIRIRENQSLRQEVAELKEELGRKYEFEKIIKGASPALRKVFTLLEKASNSEINVSLTGETGTGKELAAKAIHYNSNRKKYNFVAVNLAAIPRELIESELFGHEKGAFTGAIARKQGRFEDANKGTLFLDEIAEADLNIQTKLLRVLQERELSRIGGNEIIHFNVRLIVATHKNLEEEVQKGNFREDLYYRILGLPIELPPLRDRGSDVILLANSFIEEACKKNNIRNVLKLSAPAKEKLLKYNFPGNIRELKAIIDLACILCNGDEIIPEDIRFSGTRARLVGWQEDKTMEDYYIDIVQAFLKKYDNNVVLVARKLKIGKSTIYKLINNNKIHLTI, from the coding sequence ATGGCACAGTTCTCTATTTATATTGTTGAAGACGATCCCTTATATGGTGAGATACTGGAATACCAGTTGTCTATGAATCCCGATTACATTATTCGCAGGTTTAATAGTGGATCCGAATGTTTAAAGGAATTATATAAGCGCCCGGACCTGGTTACTATCGACTATTCAATGCCCGATATGAATGGCTTAACCTTATTTAAAAAGATCAGGGATTTTAATCCTGATTTGCCAGTCGTAGTGATCAGCGGACAAGATGATATAAATACCGCGGTTGAATTCTTAAAAATGGGTGTAACCGACTACCTGGTGAAAGATGACAATGTGAAGAGCAAGTTGTGGAATTCGATTATACGCATACGGGAAAATCAATCATTAAGACAGGAGGTAGCGGAGTTAAAAGAGGAGCTGGGGCGGAAATATGAGTTTGAAAAGATTATTAAAGGTGCGTCACCGGCATTAAGAAAGGTATTTACCTTATTGGAAAAGGCCAGTAATAGTGAGATCAATGTATCTCTTACCGGTGAAACCGGAACTGGGAAGGAACTTGCCGCTAAAGCCATTCACTATAACAGTAACCGGAAGAAGTATAATTTTGTGGCAGTTAACCTGGCTGCGATACCAAGAGAGCTGATTGAAAGTGAATTATTCGGGCATGAGAAAGGCGCTTTTACCGGTGCTATCGCCCGGAAGCAGGGAAGATTTGAAGATGCCAATAAAGGAACCCTGTTCCTTGATGAAATTGCGGAAGCAGATCTAAATATACAGACTAAACTGTTAAGGGTATTGCAGGAAAGGGAATTGAGCCGTATTGGAGGAAATGAAATCATTCATTTTAATGTGCGGCTGATTGTGGCCACTCATAAAAACCTTGAGGAAGAAGTGCAGAAAGGCAATTTCAGGGAGGATCTTTATTACAGGATTTTAGGATTACCCATAGAGTTGCCACCATTAAGGGATAGGGGGAGTGATGTGATCTTACTTGCAAATTCTTTTATTGAGGAAGCATGCAAAAAGAATAATATCAGGAACGTGCTTAAATTATCCGCACCGGCAAAAGAAAAACTATTAAAATATAATTTCCCGGGTAATATCCGTGAATTAAAGGCTATTATTGATCTTGCCTGCATCCTCTGTAATGGTGATGAAATTATTCCTGAGGATATCCGTTTTTCAGGTACCCGTGCCAGGTTGGTTGGCTGGCAGGAGGATAAGACCATGGAGGATTACTATATTGATATTGTACAGGCTTTCTTGAAAAAATATGATAATAATGTGGTTTTAGTGGCCAGGAAACTGAAGATTGGGAAATCAACAATTTACAAATTGATTAATAATAACAAAATTCATCTGACTATTTAA
- a CDS encoding T9SS type B sorting domain-containing protein produces the protein MNAPDCGWGVYVPGAFSPDNDGKNDVLRPVVLGSVKKYVFTVFDRWGTIIYQTNQTDQGWDGMYKNQPANIGAYVWMCEYELKGDEPKIIRGAATLLR, from the coding sequence GTGAATGCGCCGGATTGTGGCTGGGGAGTGTATGTACCAGGTGCCTTCAGTCCTGATAACGACGGGAAGAACGATGTGCTAAGGCCGGTGGTATTAGGGAGCGTAAAAAAGTATGTATTCACGGTATTTGACCGATGGGGAACAATCATATACCAGACTAACCAGACAGATCAGGGTTGGGATGGAATGTATAAAAATCAACCTGCAAATATTGGCGCTTATGTGTGGATGTGTGAATATGAATTAAAGGGTGATGAGCCTAAAATAATAAGAGGTGCTGCGACACTGTTAAGATGA
- the recB gene encoding exodeoxyribonuclease V subunit beta: MTTAGYQHFDAESVPLSESNLIEASAGTGKTYSIALLVLRLILEKRVPVKDILMVTFTKAAVAELKDRIRLFIREAYKVSFLKEIDDDGIMTVVIQAIVASDIQTVNHLLRDAVLLLDEISVLTIHSFCQQVLNEYAFETDQLFGAQMVPDMSPIVEKELNKFWRRQVTTLHPALLQRLWSEGMRIRMQKILKEHMSGRKYLGYDEATDYSISSQQQDDWMTGYTRLYEENDAAKKVIEDYIHQHQADIASAAKKNTYAKKAFEPLLPDAAAFIQELKAKKNASKPPAYIHELFGDIIELIDKQETLETAIDDYLNTIHHWLTCFAISKGVTGVHGYMSRNNMLGYDDLIVNLHKALVQRDNPALVEKMREKYKAVFIDEFQDTDRQQYEIFNTAFGTDTILFYIGDPKQSIYAWRKADINTYFEARSSVQHLYSMNQNFRSSATMIQAMNTFFKPTPDFDTFCFSNQQDSIDYIDVESPEEQRKGLLYHGQHQETPITIYDGKTKPEIAHGVAAQVTQLLVDPAFRITKPNGNSRSVTPEDIGILVRTGTEGRDVKNELARNGIPAVLIDEVKVFNTPEAIEIFYLLEAIASPERSTINRSLLSPLTGFSVDDMLHLDDEVVYACFMKYRELFDKDGVYAALMSFLADFNVRTTLLKVRNENGERILTNLLQLTEIVHQVQSRRNLSLRDLISWLKRGIDGMDIPGDEFAQRMESDESAVKIVTIHKSKGLEYNIVLAPYLDFTERKNDDFVSFRDPESGEYYTAEQGRQSEEQLQAYRDQQEQENRRLVYVAITRSVYKCYIYNNVKEKESTLKVFVNELKKIVTPNIQLLEQLPEMPDERYQEQQLPQSQAKNPGEVYFHLEEENWRKMSYTMLSSKQEHKNLPYAEALTDPYDQFIFNTLKRGAKTGNLLHFIFENISFSDNTKWEYWVQTAIDRYVPGQEEVYKPMLQQLIQHVVGVQLEVGESHFSLSSIGWEKRLAEFEFDFPVGLFQPQVLQQLSDENVSINVRRFSDYSQQELEGIMNGKVDLFFEHKGKFFVLDWKSNYLGPDIDSYNTGALGAEMNNNNYHLQYLVYTLAVKKYLGTRLPHFDYDRHFGGVIYLFLRGIRQESTTGIFTVKPARATIEEMERLLN, encoded by the coding sequence ATGACGACAGCAGGATATCAACATTTTGACGCCGAGAGCGTACCCTTATCAGAAAGTAATCTCATCGAGGCCAGTGCAGGAACGGGTAAAACCTATTCCATTGCCCTCCTTGTATTGCGATTGATACTGGAAAAACGTGTGCCTGTAAAAGACATCCTGATGGTTACTTTCACCAAAGCTGCCGTTGCAGAATTGAAAGACCGTATCAGGTTGTTTATCCGCGAGGCCTATAAGGTAAGCTTCCTCAAGGAGATTGATGATGATGGTATTATGACCGTGGTAATACAGGCTATTGTGGCGTCTGATATACAAACTGTCAATCACCTCTTAAGAGATGCCGTACTCCTGCTGGATGAAATTTCTGTATTGACGATCCATAGCTTTTGTCAGCAGGTGCTGAATGAATATGCCTTTGAAACAGACCAGTTATTTGGCGCCCAGATGGTGCCTGATATGAGTCCGATCGTGGAAAAAGAACTCAATAAATTCTGGCGCCGGCAGGTTACCACCTTACACCCGGCCCTGCTGCAACGACTATGGAGTGAAGGGATGCGTATCCGTATGCAGAAAATATTGAAGGAACATATGAGTGGCCGGAAATATCTGGGCTATGATGAAGCCACCGATTACAGTATCTCATCACAGCAACAGGATGACTGGATGACAGGATACACCCGCTTGTACGAGGAGAATGATGCTGCTAAAAAAGTAATTGAAGACTACATTCATCAGCACCAGGCCGATATTGCCTCCGCTGCTAAGAAGAATACTTATGCAAAGAAGGCATTTGAGCCCTTATTGCCCGATGCTGCTGCATTTATTCAGGAGTTGAAAGCGAAGAAGAACGCTAGTAAACCTCCTGCGTATATCCATGAGCTATTTGGCGATATCATTGAACTCATTGACAAACAGGAAACCCTTGAAACAGCCATCGACGATTATCTGAATACAATCCATCACTGGCTCACCTGCTTCGCCATCAGCAAAGGAGTGACCGGCGTTCATGGTTATATGTCACGCAATAATATGCTCGGCTACGACGACCTGATCGTGAACCTGCACAAAGCATTGGTACAACGAGACAACCCCGCGCTTGTCGAAAAAATGCGGGAAAAATATAAAGCCGTATTTATCGACGAATTTCAGGATACCGACCGGCAGCAATATGAGATTTTCAATACCGCCTTCGGCACTGATACGATCCTGTTCTACATCGGTGATCCTAAACAAAGTATATACGCCTGGCGCAAAGCAGATATCAATACTTATTTTGAAGCACGCAGCAGCGTGCAGCACCTGTATAGTATGAATCAGAACTTCCGGTCTTCGGCAACTATGATTCAGGCAATGAATACCTTTTTCAAACCTACTCCGGATTTTGATACGTTCTGCTTCAGCAATCAGCAGGATAGCATCGACTATATTGATGTGGAAAGTCCTGAAGAACAGCGTAAGGGCCTGCTCTATCACGGACAGCACCAGGAAACGCCCATTACCATTTATGATGGTAAAACCAAGCCGGAAATTGCTCATGGTGTAGCCGCACAGGTTACACAACTGCTTGTAGATCCTGCATTCCGCATTACCAAACCCAATGGAAACAGCCGCTCAGTTACACCGGAAGACATTGGTATTTTAGTAAGAACCGGCACAGAGGGCCGTGATGTAAAGAATGAGCTGGCCAGAAATGGCATACCCGCTGTATTGATAGATGAGGTCAAGGTATTCAATACACCGGAAGCCATAGAAATATTTTACCTGCTGGAAGCGATAGCGTCTCCGGAACGCTCTACCATCAATCGTTCCCTCTTATCACCACTCACAGGATTCTCCGTAGACGATATGCTACATCTTGATGATGAAGTTGTATATGCCTGCTTTATGAAGTACCGGGAGCTGTTTGATAAAGACGGCGTATATGCGGCATTGATGTCATTCCTGGCAGATTTCAACGTTCGTACTACATTACTGAAAGTCCGCAATGAAAATGGGGAACGCATACTTACCAATTTATTACAGCTGACCGAAATAGTGCACCAGGTGCAGAGCAGACGAAACCTATCCTTACGCGATCTGATATCCTGGTTGAAACGAGGCATTGACGGTATGGATATACCTGGTGATGAATTCGCACAACGTATGGAAAGCGATGAGTCTGCGGTGAAGATCGTGACCATTCATAAAAGCAAGGGCCTGGAATATAATATTGTATTAGCCCCCTACCTCGATTTTACAGAACGAAAGAATGACGATTTCGTCTCCTTCCGTGATCCGGAAAGCGGAGAATACTACACCGCAGAACAAGGCCGGCAGAGCGAAGAGCAATTACAAGCCTATCGGGATCAGCAGGAACAGGAGAACAGGCGCCTGGTGTATGTCGCCATTACACGATCAGTATATAAATGCTACATCTACAATAACGTAAAGGAAAAAGAATCCACCCTGAAAGTATTTGTCAATGAGCTGAAAAAAATAGTAACGCCCAATATACAACTGCTGGAACAGTTACCTGAAATGCCTGATGAACGCTACCAGGAACAACAATTACCTCAAAGCCAGGCAAAAAACCCCGGGGAAGTTTACTTTCATCTGGAAGAGGAGAACTGGCGGAAGATGAGTTACACCATGTTAAGCTCCAAACAGGAACATAAAAACCTCCCATATGCAGAGGCCTTAACAGATCCATACGACCAGTTCATCTTCAACACCCTGAAACGGGGTGCTAAGACTGGTAATCTCCTGCACTTTATATTTGAGAATATCAGTTTTTCCGACAATACAAAATGGGAATACTGGGTGCAAACCGCCATTGATCGTTATGTACCCGGCCAGGAAGAAGTGTATAAGCCGATGTTGCAGCAGCTGATACAGCATGTGGTTGGTGTACAACTAGAGGTGGGTGAAAGTCATTTCAGTTTATCATCCATAGGCTGGGAAAAGCGATTGGCTGAATTTGAATTTGATTTCCCGGTGGGCTTGTTCCAGCCACAGGTATTACAGCAGCTATCTGATGAAAATGTGTCTATCAATGTGCGGCGATTTTCTGATTACAGTCAGCAGGAACTGGAAGGAATCATGAATGGTAAGGTGGACTTATTTTTTGAACACAAAGGGAAGTTCTTTGTGCTGGATTGGAAATCCAATTACCTGGGACCTGATATTGACAGCTACAACACCGGGGCATTAGGGGCAGAAATGAATAATAATAATTACCATTTACAATACCTGGTATACACATTGGCCGTTAAGAAGTACCTGGGTACGAGATTACCACATTTTGATTATGACCGCCATTTTGGGGGTGTTATTTATTTATTCCTAAGAGGAATCCGGCAGGAATCAACAACAGGTATTTTCACTGTGAAACCTGCAAGGGCAACCATAGAAGAGATGGAGCGATTATTGAATTAA
- a CDS encoding glycosyltransferase family 4 protein: MKNLIIELFPTLVLSLISVSVCFPVMIKLSSKLGLVDRPNDRKVHYKPIPAIGGLVITMSLIPVLIYNPALLALLKEHKVIAISMLILMVTGLLDDRFGLSPRIRLLIQAGCATWAAMSGYNISSLHGIMGIGHIPTIISWILTAIIITGVTNAFNLIDGIDGLAGSLSLANIIVLGLVAVFIDQEKWLALLLPMAIGLLIFLKYNWRPAKVFMGDSGSLLFGFLTTVIGIHFINASSGLSKEDGEVVTVIVSACCMIPVIDSLRVFYGRMKKGNSPFKADKTHLHHIFLKLHLAHTIATKRLLNLHIVLILLSVIGLKWFTLPWIILGQIAGTFLYISGVRIMSYFQRWYRFLKLQEMSN, encoded by the coding sequence ATGAAAAACTTAATCATTGAACTGTTCCCAACCCTTGTGCTGAGTTTAATTTCAGTGTCTGTATGTTTTCCTGTAATGATTAAATTGAGTTCGAAACTAGGGCTGGTAGATCGTCCCAACGATAGAAAAGTACATTATAAGCCCATTCCGGCTATTGGGGGCCTGGTAATCACGATGTCGTTGATTCCTGTTTTAATTTACAACCCGGCTTTGCTTGCTTTGCTGAAAGAGCACAAGGTAATAGCAATTTCCATGCTGATACTCATGGTAACAGGATTGTTAGATGACCGGTTTGGCCTGTCTCCCCGTATAAGGTTGCTTATCCAGGCCGGCTGTGCTACCTGGGCGGCAATGTCCGGGTATAACATTTCTTCTCTGCATGGAATTATGGGAATTGGGCATATCCCTACAATCATCTCCTGGATCTTAACGGCTATCATCATCACTGGAGTGACTAATGCTTTTAACCTGATAGACGGCATCGACGGACTGGCGGGTTCATTATCTCTGGCTAATATTATCGTTTTAGGTTTGGTAGCCGTATTCATTGACCAGGAAAAATGGCTGGCATTATTACTGCCAATGGCTATTGGCCTGCTTATATTTCTCAAATATAACTGGCGGCCGGCGAAAGTATTTATGGGGGATTCGGGTTCTCTTTTATTTGGATTTCTAACGACGGTGATAGGCATCCATTTTATCAATGCATCATCAGGTCTGAGTAAAGAAGATGGTGAAGTAGTGACAGTCATCGTCTCTGCCTGTTGCATGATACCCGTTATTGATTCCTTAAGGGTATTTTACGGAAGGATGAAAAAAGGCAATTCACCCTTTAAGGCAGATAAAACTCATCTGCATCACATCTTTCTGAAATTGCACCTGGCACATACAATTGCGACCAAACGCTTACTCAACCTACACATCGTTCTTATATTGTTGTCCGTTATCGGGCTCAAATGGTTCACCTTACCGTGGATCATCCTTGGTCAGATTGCCGGTACATTCCTATATATCTCGGGCGTTCGCATCATGTCATATTTCCAAAGGTGGTACCGTTTCCTCAAGTTACAGGAAATGAGTAACTAA